A region from the Paenibacillus humicola genome encodes:
- a CDS encoding GIY-YIG nuclease family protein produces the protein MDKTKRKELLEEFKQIKSYMGAIRITNRASGKIFVAAYPNLKNKWLTLQAQLDMGRFANAALQKDWKEQGPDAFDFEVLEEKESGKVTDMRWELKQMEKRWFEKLQPFGDRGYNKPPANG, from the coding sequence ATGGATAAGACGAAACGCAAGGAGCTGCTGGAGGAATTTAAACAGATCAAATCGTACATGGGGGCGATCCGGATCACGAACCGGGCCAGCGGCAAAATCTTCGTCGCCGCCTATCCCAATCTGAAGAACAAATGGCTGACTTTGCAGGCTCAGCTGGACATGGGCCGCTTTGCGAATGCCGCGCTTCAGAAGGATTGGAAGGAGCAGGGCCCCGATGCCTTCGATTTCGAGGTGCTCGAGGAAAAGGAATCGGGCAAGGTAACCGATATGCGCTGGGAACTGAAGCAGATGGAGAAGCGGTGGTTTGAGAAGCTGCAGCCTTTCGGCGACCGGGGGTACAATAAGCCGCCGGCGAATGGATGA
- a CDS encoding YmaF family protein — protein sequence MNIPVSGFIMDAGDDGEHSHKLYITSWNGRPVHVHSFSGVTSVDNGHSHRYASWTAPAPSGVPHVHSYNTVTSMEMGHTHEIRGTTGPAIPLPGGGHYHLFEGYTTVSGSRPHAHAYSGRTGNEVNAR from the coding sequence ATGAATATACCGGTCAGCGGTTTTATCATGGATGCCGGCGACGACGGCGAGCATTCGCACAAGCTTTACATTACGTCCTGGAATGGAAGACCCGTTCACGTCCATTCCTTTTCCGGCGTCACTTCCGTGGACAATGGCCACTCGCACCGCTATGCGAGCTGGACGGCGCCCGCACCAAGCGGCGTGCCACACGTTCACAGCTATAACACCGTAACTTCCATGGAAATGGGTCACACACATGAGATCCGAGGAACGACCGGCCCGGCCATTCCGCTTCCCGGCGGCGGGCATTACCATTTGTTCGAGGGCTATACGACCGTGAGCGGAAGCCGCCCGCATGCCCATGCATACAGCGGCCGAACAGGCAATGAAGTGAACGCCCGGTAA
- a CDS encoding ABC transporter permease, which translates to MKSKGFVKHYVLMLLPGYAWVIVFCVIPMFGIAIAFQDFNPVRGILGSKWSGLDTFEYMFQLDDTKTIFVNTLFIACMKIVGNLIVPLTFALMLNELRITILKRSIQTIVYLPHFLSWVILGGIVLDLFSYTGPVNQLLALFGAEPAVFFAKAPLFPYLVVGSDIWKDFGFNTIIYLAAMTGINPALYEAHAIDGGGRIKALWHITLPGIRTTVALLAVLSLGNVLNAGFDQIFNLYNPLVYSTGDIIDTWVYRAGLLDLQYELATAVGLLKSVIGLILISISYVLAYRFTNYRIF; encoded by the coding sequence ATGAAATCGAAAGGTTTTGTCAAGCATTACGTGCTGATGCTTCTGCCGGGCTACGCGTGGGTGATCGTCTTTTGCGTCATCCCGATGTTCGGGATCGCCATCGCCTTTCAGGACTTTAACCCGGTGAGGGGCATTCTGGGCTCCAAATGGTCGGGTCTCGATACCTTCGAATATATGTTCCAGCTGGACGACACGAAGACTATTTTCGTGAACACCTTGTTTATCGCCTGCATGAAAATCGTCGGGAATCTGATCGTTCCGTTAACGTTTGCGCTGATGCTGAACGAGCTGCGCATCACGATCCTGAAACGGTCGATTCAGACGATCGTCTACTTGCCCCACTTTTTGTCCTGGGTCATTTTGGGGGGCATCGTGCTCGATCTCTTTTCCTACACGGGACCGGTCAACCAGCTGCTGGCCTTATTCGGAGCGGAACCGGCGGTCTTTTTTGCCAAAGCGCCGCTGTTCCCGTACCTTGTCGTCGGAAGCGACATTTGGAAGGACTTCGGGTTCAATACGATCATCTATCTCGCGGCTATGACGGGAATCAACCCCGCCCTGTACGAGGCGCACGCCATCGACGGAGGCGGCCGGATAAAAGCCCTTTGGCATATCACTCTGCCCGGGATCCGGACGACCGTGGCGCTGCTGGCCGTGCTCAGTCTCGGCAATGTGCTCAATGCCGGATTCGATCAAATCTTTAACCTGTATAATCCGCTGGTCTACTCGACGGGCGATATCATCGACACCTGGGTGTACCGGGCGGGCCTCCTCGATCTGCAGTACGAACTGGCGACGGCCGTCGGCCTGCTCAAATCCGTTATCGGGCTGATTCTGATTTCGATTTCTTACGTACTGGCTTATCGTTTTACGAACTACCGCATTTTCTAG
- a CDS encoding extracellular solute-binding protein yields the protein MKKGFLTVLAAALIVSVSACSGNGGDEQAKGPDRESPGTEASGSGKTGEDAPGQTIDPFGKYDQLVTMSTGQCIDPTAQDTLGPGETPSDNVYTRAIEQEMNIKTTSYWTVACTNLDQKVSLAIASNDLPDAMKVNKVQLREMVESGQLEEMTEAVKYASPFIQEAWKTTNGEAMASATFDGKLMAIPGVGSSDGALHNLWIRKDWLDKLGLELPKTLDDLEKVAKAFVEQDPDGNGKADTIGIMGTDANDPLYPTFLEGTEKGLGSIFYAKNAYPGYWVKGSDGSAVYGSIQPETKEALSVLRKWYAEGLIDPQVGVRKDDNEPIVAGKAGIFFQALWAAYTPLTDAWKNDPKANWQSYALPLDANGKWNQTVNAPTVEWLVAKKGFKHPEAVMKLANYRMAKGDHFEEDLGVEGSNMPLRTSFDRRDQMTAIAKLIKGVFEEGQPKETLDVDFEPALYPDDYNKYVQVKKKPYDNYDIQNWNLEDMAGFTRMYVRVVGSRPLMDPNRNDVESLIWEQTPTMTKRWANLMKLESETFYKIILGSAPLDSFDQFVESWKRQGGDQITKEVQDFLKQ from the coding sequence ATGAAGAAAGGATTTTTAACGGTATTGGCGGCCGCTCTTATCGTTTCCGTAAGCGCTTGCAGCGGAAATGGAGGCGATGAGCAGGCAAAGGGCCCGGACCGGGAATCCCCCGGCACGGAAGCTTCCGGCTCCGGGAAGACGGGAGAAGACGCGCCGGGACAAACGATCGACCCGTTCGGCAAATACGACCAGCTGGTGACGATGAGCACCGGGCAATGCATCGACCCGACGGCCCAGGATACGCTGGGGCCGGGGGAGACGCCGTCGGATAACGTATACACAAGAGCGATCGAGCAGGAGATGAATATTAAAACGACCAGTTACTGGACCGTCGCCTGCACCAATCTGGACCAAAAGGTGAGCCTCGCCATCGCCAGCAACGATTTGCCCGACGCGATGAAGGTCAACAAGGTTCAGCTCAGAGAAATGGTGGAATCCGGCCAGCTGGAAGAGATGACGGAGGCCGTGAAATACGCGTCCCCGTTTATTCAGGAGGCTTGGAAAACGACCAACGGCGAGGCGATGGCCTCGGCCACCTTCGACGGCAAGCTGATGGCCATTCCGGGCGTCGGCAGCTCGGACGGCGCCCTTCACAACCTGTGGATTCGCAAGGATTGGCTCGACAAGCTGGGTCTTGAGCTGCCGAAGACGCTGGACGACCTGGAGAAAGTGGCCAAAGCCTTTGTAGAACAGGATCCGGACGGCAACGGAAAAGCGGATACGATCGGCATCATGGGCACGGACGCGAACGATCCCCTGTATCCGACTTTTCTGGAAGGAACGGAAAAAGGGCTCGGCAGCATTTTCTACGCCAAAAACGCTTATCCGGGTTATTGGGTGAAGGGCTCGGACGGGAGCGCCGTCTACGGCTCGATTCAGCCGGAAACGAAGGAGGCGCTTTCGGTGCTGCGCAAATGGTATGCGGAAGGACTGATCGATCCTCAGGTGGGCGTGCGCAAGGACGACAACGAACCGATCGTTGCCGGGAAAGCGGGCATTTTCTTTCAAGCGCTGTGGGCCGCTTATACACCGCTGACGGATGCCTGGAAGAACGACCCGAAGGCCAACTGGCAGTCCTACGCGCTGCCTCTCGATGCCAACGGCAAATGGAATCAGACCGTCAACGCGCCGACCGTGGAATGGCTGGTCGCCAAGAAGGGCTTTAAACACCCGGAAGCTGTCATGAAGCTGGCGAATTACCGCATGGCCAAAGGCGATCATTTCGAGGAGGACTTAGGCGTCGAGGGATCGAATATGCCGCTCCGGACCTCCTTCGACCGGCGGGATCAAATGACGGCAATCGCGAAGCTGATCAAAGGCGTATTCGAGGAAGGCCAGCCGAAGGAAACGCTCGACGTCGATTTCGAGCCGGCTTTATATCCCGACGATTATAACAAATATGTGCAGGTCAAGAAGAAGCCTTACGATAACTACGATATTCAAAATTGGAATCTTGAGGATATGGCAGGTTTCACTCGAATGTATGTACGGGTGGTCGGCAGCAGACCGCTTATGGATCCGAATCGGAACGACGTCGAAAGCCTGATCTGGGAGCAGACGCCGACGATGACGAAGCGCTGGGCGAATTTGATGAAGCTGGAATCCGAGACGTTCTATAAAATCATCTTGGGCTCCGCTCCGCTCGATTCGTTCGATCAATTCGTCGAAAGCTGGAAAAGACAGGGCGGCGATCAGATTACGAAGGAAGTACAGGACTTCCTGAAGCAGTGA
- a CDS encoding glycosyltransferase family 4 protein, producing MKRIAFMSTYVPQKCGLATYTHHLRQSIRTARSWSGIDPVIVMTAQDDRKLPEDPSLWMLPKHERSAYRAMAAKINRSDVGAVSLQHEFGIFGGEAGSYVLDFIERLDKPLITTFHTVFQHPEEPYRSIQERIARRSDRIVVMNRKAIVYLQQSYGIPSVKIDYIPHGTPEPRTNERAAIREKSGWADKKVLLTFGLLSRGKGLETVIRALPDVLRKVPNALYVIMGQTHPEVRRTEGEAYREQLQSLVHELGLDKHVRMVNEYVDEDRLADAIAGCDLYVTPYPGLQQITSGTLAYAIGLGRPVLSTPYSYAEDILGGCPELLVPAGDSEEWGRRIASMLSDPAALRQWEDRIARIGQGMQWPQVGKAHIRLFDQAAAAKHPETDREKSALSAGGRRIVS from the coding sequence ATGAAACGCATCGCTTTTATGAGTACCTATGTACCGCAAAAATGCGGACTTGCCACCTATACCCATCATCTTCGCCAAAGCATACGGACCGCGCGCAGCTGGAGCGGCATCGATCCCGTCATTGTCATGACCGCCCAAGACGACCGGAAGCTGCCGGAAGATCCTTCACTATGGATGCTGCCCAAGCATGAAAGGTCCGCTTACCGGGCGATGGCGGCAAAAATAAACCGCAGCGACGTAGGCGCGGTTTCGCTCCAGCACGAATTCGGCATTTTCGGCGGGGAAGCCGGCTCCTACGTGCTCGATTTCATCGAGCGGCTGGACAAGCCCTTGATTACAACGTTCCATACCGTGTTCCAGCATCCCGAGGAGCCGTATCGTTCCATCCAGGAGCGAATTGCCCGTCGCAGCGACCGAATCGTTGTCATGAACCGGAAGGCGATTGTTTACCTGCAGCAATCGTATGGCATCCCATCGGTGAAAATCGACTATATTCCGCACGGCACGCCGGAGCCTCGCACAAATGAACGGGCTGCGATCCGGGAAAAGTCAGGCTGGGCGGACAAAAAGGTGCTGCTGACCTTCGGGCTGCTGAGCAGAGGCAAAGGCTTGGAGACGGTCATCCGCGCGCTTCCCGATGTGCTGCGTAAGGTGCCGAATGCTTTGTATGTCATTATGGGGCAAACCCACCCGGAAGTCCGCCGCACGGAAGGAGAAGCGTACCGGGAGCAGCTGCAGTCGCTCGTTCACGAGCTTGGTCTCGACAAGCATGTCCGGATGGTGAACGAGTATGTGGATGAAGATCGGCTTGCCGATGCGATTGCGGGCTGCGATCTGTACGTAACCCCTTACCCGGGACTGCAGCAAATTACAAGCGGTACGCTGGCTTATGCGATCGGTCTCGGTCGCCCCGTGCTGAGCACGCCGTACAGTTATGCGGAAGATATACTGGGCGGCTGCCCCGAGCTGCTTGTACCGGCGGGCGATTCGGAGGAGTGGGGGCGCCGGATCGCGTCCATGCTGTCCGATCCGGCGGCGCTGAGACAATGGGAGGACCGGATTGCGCGTATCGGCCAGGGAATGCAATGGCCGCAGGTCGGCAAAGCGCACATCCGGCTGTTCGACCAGGCGGCGGCAGCGAAGCATCCTGAAACGGATCGCGAAAAATCCGCCTTATCCGCAGGAGGCAGGCGGATTGTTTCGTGA
- a CDS encoding YjgB family protein — translation MKTTFKALTYSAVLAGIMTLAACSSNSSNGNASQTNPVPSVPAAQTSSPGGSTAGGAGSSETGSSATGTSVTGGAADSSSPAGSTAGQSTGSGKTTTTNDDDTAQLKELLASAKKGRIPGIPFAAHTNLIEDVQKSWGKADNTDAAGKGLYATYSKKHAVIGFNKGEQIFDVRSNDPKLQTLTLKQIEQTLGKPADITKNGDDSIYIYQANSDYQLKFIIPKSTGKVDHISVYAPKDSINNMAG, via the coding sequence ATGAAAACGACGTTCAAAGCACTGACTTATTCCGCCGTATTGGCCGGCATCATGACGCTAGCCGCGTGCAGCTCAAACAGCTCAAACGGCAACGCATCGCAGACGAATCCCGTGCCGTCGGTACCTGCAGCTCAGACGTCCAGTCCGGGCGGCTCCACAGCCGGGGGAGCGGGTTCGTCGGAAACGGGAAGCAGTGCCACAGGGACGTCCGTCACCGGAGGAGCAGCCGATTCGTCCAGTCCGGCCGGTTCCACAGCGGGTCAGTCGACCGGATCCGGCAAAACGACAACGACGAACGATGACGATACCGCGCAGCTGAAGGAACTGCTTGCGTCCGCAAAGAAGGGGCGCATTCCGGGTATTCCGTTTGCGGCGCATACGAATTTGATCGAGGATGTCCAGAAGTCATGGGGGAAGGCCGACAATACGGATGCGGCGGGCAAAGGGCTGTACGCCACATACAGCAAGAAGCATGCCGTCATCGGATTTAATAAAGGGGAGCAAATTTTCGACGTACGCTCCAACGATCCGAAGCTGCAGACGCTGACCTTGAAGCAGATCGAGCAAACGCTCGGCAAACCTGCCGATATCACGAAAAACGGGGACGACAGCATCTATATCTATCAAGCGAACAGCGATTACCAGTTGAAATTTATTATTCCGAAATCGACGGGCAAAGTGGACCACATTTCCGTTTACGCGCCCAAAGATTCCATTAATAATATGGCCGGATAA
- a CDS encoding glycosyl transferase: protein MNDNKMNVSFRHLERMTDDTGLLEHSMGLIPRRQEGYTTDDNARALWACFVWLERLQDMPQTEEARKLLLRLAETYSAFLLWAQRPDGWFHNNFHYDRTPEREDVSDDCLGRAIWAAAAACVQPFHPGLKLPAANVLLGALRHIETMTSPRGWAYALSACCLLMRLERQQEIRGLPAGLIREIGIRCSAYVKELEAKLLQLYRVHAEPGWSWFEPVLAYGNGSLPWSLLEACQASGSESGLKTGLLTLDFLTERMMSPQGSIRPVGNHGWGTKDRLAMWDQQPLDVMELALAADTAYRVTKRREYRETVIRCREWFYGRNDAGTALIDSQEGACCDGLTPDGPNANCGAESMLAYLLTEAIWSDAVLEEAEDGRRAATIPAKPQILSPR from the coding sequence GTGAATGACAACAAAATGAACGTAAGTTTTCGCCATCTTGAACGGATGACGGACGACACCGGGCTGCTGGAGCACAGTATGGGGCTTATCCCTCGTCGTCAAGAGGGCTATACGACCGACGACAACGCTCGCGCCTTATGGGCTTGCTTTGTCTGGCTGGAGCGGCTCCAAGATATGCCGCAGACGGAGGAAGCGCGGAAACTGCTGCTCCGGCTCGCGGAAACATATTCCGCATTTTTGCTGTGGGCCCAGCGTCCGGACGGGTGGTTTCATAATAATTTTCACTACGACCGCACGCCGGAGCGGGAGGACGTTTCGGACGATTGCCTGGGGCGCGCGATTTGGGCGGCTGCCGCCGCCTGCGTGCAGCCGTTTCATCCGGGCCTAAAGCTGCCGGCGGCGAACGTGCTGCTGGGTGCACTGCGGCATATCGAAACGATGACATCTCCCCGCGGCTGGGCGTATGCGCTGTCTGCGTGCTGCTTGCTGATGCGGCTTGAACGGCAGCAAGAAATCCGGGGCTTGCCTGCCGGACTTATCCGGGAAATCGGCATTCGCTGCTCCGCTTACGTGAAGGAGCTTGAAGCAAAGCTGCTGCAGCTGTACCGGGTGCATGCCGAGCCGGGCTGGAGCTGGTTCGAACCGGTGCTTGCCTATGGTAACGGCAGCTTGCCCTGGTCACTGCTTGAGGCCTGCCAAGCGTCCGGAAGCGAGAGCGGCCTGAAGACGGGACTGCTGACGCTCGACTTTCTGACGGAGAGGATGATGTCCCCGCAAGGCTCGATTCGGCCCGTCGGCAACCACGGCTGGGGGACGAAGGACAGGCTGGCGATGTGGGACCAGCAGCCGCTGGACGTGATGGAGCTGGCACTCGCCGCCGATACGGCGTACCGGGTCACGAAGAGGCGCGAATACCGGGAGACGGTCATCAGGTGCCGCGAATGGTTTTACGGAAGAAACGACGCCGGCACTGCGCTTATCGATTCGCAGGAGGGCGCGTGCTGCGACGGACTGACGCCGGATGGACCGAACGCGAACTGCGGTGCGGAATCGATGCTGGCCTACTTGCTAACGGAAGCGATCTGGAGCGATGCCGTACTGGAGGAAGCCGAGGACGGACGACGGGCAGCGACGATACCGGCAAAGCCGCAAATCCTTTCCCCCCGTTAA
- a CDS encoding DUF1961 family protein, translating into MTDEERFAIGDLIYRNPLASEDDVRDFRMEGEAAVSFPLGRMRLENKLDPGLGQQSNFVYWCPIDFPENIAVTWEFRPLREPGLCILFFAAKGKGGEDLFDDRLTARTGVYGQYHHGDIHAYHVSYFRRKETEERGFHTCNLRKSYGFHLAAQGADPIPSVSDAVPPYRMKLVKCGPEILFAINGLTIFHWIDDGRRYGEVLGGGKIGFRQMAPLIAEYADLNVYDVTKIRDTGDDR; encoded by the coding sequence ATGACAGATGAAGAGCGGTTCGCGATCGGCGATCTGATTTATCGCAATCCATTGGCTAGTGAAGACGATGTGCGCGATTTTAGGATGGAGGGGGAGGCCGCGGTCAGCTTTCCACTCGGCCGGATGCGGCTGGAGAACAAGCTCGATCCCGGGCTCGGACAGCAGTCGAATTTCGTCTACTGGTGCCCGATCGATTTCCCCGAAAACATTGCGGTCACGTGGGAGTTCCGGCCGCTGCGGGAGCCGGGCTTGTGCATCCTGTTTTTTGCGGCGAAGGGCAAAGGCGGCGAGGACTTGTTCGACGACCGGCTGACGGCAAGAACCGGGGTTTACGGGCAGTATCATCACGGGGATATCCATGCGTATCACGTCTCGTATTTCCGGCGAAAGGAAACGGAGGAGCGCGGCTTTCATACGTGCAATCTGCGCAAAAGCTACGGTTTTCATCTGGCGGCTCAAGGCGCCGACCCGATTCCGTCCGTAAGCGACGCAGTGCCGCCGTACCGGATGAAGCTGGTGAAATGCGGCCCGGAGATTCTGTTTGCCATTAACGGGCTGACCATTTTTCATTGGATCGACGACGGCAGGCGTTACGGAGAAGTGCTTGGCGGAGGCAAAATCGGCTTTCGCCAAATGGCGCCGCTCATTGCCGAATACGCCGATCTGAACGTCTATGACGTAACCAAAATACGCGATACGGGAGATGATCGTTGA
- a CDS encoding phytanoyl-CoA dioxygenase family protein — MSAELYQGPLAVSEPGEFTELDRFMFESWGYLVIPNVLSADQVQQCLEASVRLHEKAGTTGWAQVGRGFETEAALEELIDHPAVLPKVRALYGDRFILQSAWCTKQPAFGGHGGWHQDGSGAYDFKRLGYPIPLLQLRASYLLTDQSRPRMGNMEMIPGSHRAQVPLPPDIRAAKGDLPIGHVICAPAGSVLLFHNAVWHRTYAHDGDYDRYTAHYIYSPPWVRFSDRFHNDKDYLQRTTPVRRYLAGEFERPDAPFGAGYPATVFGDE; from the coding sequence ATGTCTGCTGAGCTGTATCAGGGGCCGCTGGCTGTTTCCGAGCCCGGTGAATTTACGGAGCTTGACCGCTTTATGTTTGAATCGTGGGGATATCTGGTGATCCCGAACGTCCTGTCCGCCGATCAGGTGCAGCAATGTCTGGAGGCGTCCGTCCGCCTTCACGAGAAGGCGGGCACGACGGGGTGGGCGCAGGTTGGACGGGGGTTCGAAACGGAGGCGGCGCTGGAGGAATTGATCGATCATCCGGCCGTGCTGCCGAAGGTCAGGGCCTTATATGGCGACCGCTTCATTTTGCAGTCCGCCTGGTGCACGAAGCAGCCGGCGTTCGGGGGCCACGGCGGCTGGCATCAGGACGGCTCGGGCGCGTACGATTTCAAGCGGCTCGGCTACCCGATTCCGCTGCTCCAGCTGCGCGCGTCGTACCTGCTAACCGATCAGTCCCGCCCGCGGATGGGCAACATGGAAATGATCCCGGGCAGCCACCGGGCGCAGGTGCCGCTGCCGCCGGACATTCGCGCGGCAAAAGGCGATCTGCCGATCGGGCACGTCATCTGCGCGCCGGCCGGCTCCGTGCTGCTGTTTCACAATGCCGTCTGGCACCGCACGTACGCGCACGACGGCGATTACGACCGGTACACCGCCCACTATATTTACAGTCCGCCGTGGGTCCGGTTCTCCGACCGGTTTCATAACGATAAGGATTATTTGCAGCGCACGACGCCCGTACGCCGCTATCTGGCGGGCGAATTCGAGCGGCCCGACGCGCCGTTCGGGGCCGGGTATCCGGCGACGGTTTTCGGGGACGAATAA
- a CDS encoding DUF6530 family protein — protein MNIPTTLKHKPVIVSENYEQVDGRYARNTDAKGLSLGLAQWNDRGKVDISAKVWRYTGEKWSRQSEELPLHRVLDLSILICRAMAHFRDAYRYEHLYDPQQPVIDRIGLQGDAMTVAVCTENDKIDEDMKLFSQALSSDDELIGERLRTLARILKEMGY, from the coding sequence TTGAACATACCGACAACGTTAAAACATAAACCGGTCATCGTTTCGGAAAATTACGAGCAGGTGGATGGGCGTTATGCCCGGAATACGGACGCCAAGGGGCTCTCCCTTGGGCTGGCCCAGTGGAACGACCGGGGGAAAGTCGATATTTCCGCCAAGGTGTGGCGATATACGGGGGAGAAATGGTCCCGCCAGTCGGAGGAGCTGCCGCTTCATCGCGTGCTGGATTTGTCGATTCTCATTTGCCGCGCTATGGCGCATTTCCGCGACGCTTACCGGTATGAGCATTTGTACGATCCGCAGCAGCCGGTCATCGACCGCATCGGCCTGCAGGGGGACGCCATGACCGTAGCGGTCTGTACGGAAAACGACAAAATCGACGAGGATATGAAGCTGTTCAGCCAGGCACTCAGCTCCGACGACGAGCTGATTGGAGAACGGCTTCGCACGCTGGCCCGCATTTTGAAGGAAATGGGCTATTAA
- a CDS encoding DHA2 family efflux MFS transporter permease subunit — protein MKKGPIVAALVIGAFVAILNETLLNIAFPDLITEFGLTPATIQWLSTAYMLVIGILVPVTALLQMWFTTRQMFLSAMILFLAGTVICGTAPVFEVLLAGRIVQALGTGLMLPVLMNTILIIFPPDKRGAAMGMIGLVIMFGPAIGPTLAGLIIDQLNWRWLFYLVIPLAAFSVIFAGAFLRNVSDLTRPKVDILSILLSSIGFGGIVYGFSKAGEGSWDTPEVVWTLIAGGLALVLFIVRQLTVRDPILDLRTFKFPMFTLVTVLMLVLMMTLFSTMILLPLFLQTALMMTAFKAGLTLMPGGIINGAMAPVSGKLFDRFGPRVLVVPGLILVQLSIWLFTGISVHTTTGFVVTLHIILLVGISLVMMPAQTTGLNQLPRHLYPHGTAILNTLQQVAGAVGTALFISIMSAGTKKYNATTPNPNPAEGLVAGLHNAFLVSFFIGCIALILGFFIRRVHLAEAPQTEPKPEQEQTA, from the coding sequence ATCAAAAAAGGGCCGATCGTCGCCGCGCTCGTCATCGGCGCTTTTGTAGCCATTCTGAACGAGACGCTGCTGAACATCGCGTTTCCGGATTTGATAACCGAATTCGGCCTGACGCCGGCCACGATTCAATGGCTGTCCACGGCTTATATGCTCGTCATCGGTATTCTCGTGCCGGTCACCGCGCTGCTTCAAATGTGGTTTACGACAAGGCAAATGTTTCTGTCAGCCATGATTTTGTTCCTGGCCGGAACCGTCATATGCGGAACGGCGCCCGTGTTCGAAGTGCTGCTCGCCGGACGTATCGTTCAAGCGCTGGGGACGGGTCTCATGCTGCCCGTTTTGATGAATACGATCCTGATTATTTTCCCCCCGGACAAAAGAGGCGCGGCAATGGGAATGATCGGCCTGGTCATCATGTTCGGGCCGGCCATCGGGCCGACGCTGGCGGGGCTCATTATCGACCAGCTGAACTGGCGCTGGCTGTTTTACCTCGTCATACCGCTCGCAGCCTTCTCCGTCATTTTCGCGGGTGCGTTTCTGCGCAACGTGTCCGATCTGACCCGGCCCAAGGTCGATATCTTATCGATCCTGCTGTCCAGCATCGGCTTCGGGGGCATCGTATACGGCTTTAGCAAAGCGGGCGAAGGCTCGTGGGACACGCCCGAAGTGGTGTGGACGCTCATCGCCGGAGGCTTGGCGCTGGTGCTGTTCATCGTCCGTCAGTTGACCGTGCGCGATCCGATTCTCGATCTGCGGACGTTTAAATTTCCGATGTTCACGCTCGTCACGGTCTTGATGCTCGTGCTGATGATGACGCTGTTCTCGACCATGATCCTGCTTCCGCTGTTTCTGCAGACCGCGCTGATGATGACCGCGTTCAAGGCGGGGCTCACGCTGATGCCGGGCGGTATCATCAACGGTGCCATGGCGCCTGTTTCCGGCAAGCTGTTCGACCGGTTCGGCCCTCGCGTGCTGGTCGTGCCGGGGCTGATTCTCGTGCAGCTGTCGATCTGGCTGTTCACCGGCATTTCCGTCCATACGACCACGGGCTTCGTCGTGACGCTCCATATCATTTTGCTCGTGGGCATTTCGCTTGTCATGATGCCGGCGCAGACGACGGGGCTGAATCAGCTTCCCCGCCACCTGTACCCGCACGGAACGGCGATCCTGAACACGCTGCAGCAGGTCGCAGGCGCCGTCGGCACGGCGCTGTTTATCAGCATTATGTCGGCCGGCACGAAAAAATATAATGCGACGACGCCGAATCCGAATCCTGCGGAGGGGCTTGTTGCCGGGCTGCACAATGCGTTTCTTGTTTCATTCTTTATTGGCTGCATCGCGCTCATCCTGGGCTTTTTCATACGGCGCGTCCATTTGGCCGAGGCGCCGCAAACGGAGCCGAAACCGGAGCAGGAGCAAACGGCCTGA